One part of the Phoenix dactylifera cultivar Barhee BC4 chromosome 4, palm_55x_up_171113_PBpolish2nd_filt_p, whole genome shotgun sequence genome encodes these proteins:
- the LOC103723325 gene encoding uncharacterized protein LOC103723325 isoform X1, which produces MPAGFPTGTSFSAIRRSLCSFLYPFSIQISNLSRGLTLTPEMGSQGPSKRPFCLDCSKPARLCLCSRLQIPPLDNSIAVTILQHSLEKNHPLNSTRVAKLGLKNLAVIPVTDVNFQAQFLVRPLQFNREIRSSLIDGNCQGKPDSGDSNSLTTQVASNDDLGRGVLDSYTKVLETDIKDDVARVSGLQTDKQIVLSSISGSEEDAQNEPFQSERVDFDCIRDCRKVMEGSVTTTEDKCSVTCFSSFLTMTVERSAKPNINWVLETPIGRAAISNGFMVSKLQRKQLQGSEVFQDFMEFDIVIPPGSALLFPSEKSISLEAVDFEVKHLLVLDGTWSKAKRLYHENPWLKFLPHLKLESGKESLYSEVRHQPKAWCLSTIESIVCALKTLGGDKDGLDNLLDVFASMVEDQRRCKEEKFRAMSLS; this is translated from the exons ATGCCGGCCGGTTTCCCGACCGGAACCAGTTTCTCGGCGATCCGCCGCTCTCTCTGCTCCTTCCTCTATCCCTTTTCCATCCAAATTTCCAATCtctcccgaggcctaaccctaaCCCCAGAGATGGGGAGCCAGGGGCCCTCAAAGAGGCCCTTTTGCCTCGACTGCTCCAAACCTGCCCGCCTTTGCCTCTGTTCCCGTCTCCAAATCCCGCCTCTCGATAACTCGATCGCCGTCACCATCCTTCAGCACAGTTTGGAGAAGAATCATCCTCTCAATTCCACAAGAGTTGCCAAATTAGGGCTTAAAAACCTCGCCGTGATCCCTGTTACCGATGTAAATTTCCAAGCCCAGTTCTTGGTTCGCCCGCTGCAATTTAATCGAGAGATCAGGTCATCTCTGATCGATGGAAACTGCCAGGGGAAGCCGGATTCAGGAGATTCGAATTCTTTGACAACTCAGGTTGCTAGTAATGATGATTTGGGTCGGGGAGTTCTTGATTCTTACACCAAAG TTTTGGAAACAGATATAAAGGATGATGTTGCTCGAGTTTCTGGATTACAGACCGATAAGCAAATTGTGCTGTCATCTATATCTGGATCCGAAGAAGATGCCCAGAACGAACCATTTCAATCAGAAAGAGTGGATTTTGATTGTATTAGAGATTGCAGAAAAGTCATGGAAGGCTCTGTCACAACAACCGAGGATAAATGTAGTGTAACTTGCTTCAGTAGTTTTCTCACAATGACTGTTGAGCGCTCTGCAAAGCCCAACATCAATTGGGTTTTAGAGACTcccattggtagagctgcaatTTCAAATGGTTTTATGGTTAGCAAGTTGCAGAGGAAGCAATTACAGGGAAGTGAGGTATTTCAAGACTTTATGGAATTTGACATTGTCATACCTCCTGGCTCAGCCCTCCTCTTTCCAAGCGAGAAATCAATCAGTTTGGAAGCAGTGGATTTTGAGGTGAAGCATTTGCTTGTTTTGGATGGCACATGGTCAAAGGCAAAGCGGTTATACCACGAGAATCCGTGGTTAAAGTTTTTGCCACACTTGAAGTTGGAGTCAGGGAAGGAGAGCTTGTACAGTGAAGTGAGGCATCAGCCAAAGGCCTGGTGCTTGTCTACCATTGAGAGCATTGTTTGTGCCTTGAAGACACTAGGGGGCGATAAAGATGGGTTAGACAACCTTTTGGACGTGTTCGCGTCTATGGTTGAGGATCAGAGGCGCTGCAAGGAAGAAAAGTTCAGAGCAATGTCTTTGTCATGA
- the LOC103723325 gene encoding uncharacterized protein LOC103723325 isoform X2, whose protein sequence is MPAGFPTGTSFSAIRRSLCSFLYPFSIQISNLSRGLTLTPEMGSQGPSKRPFCLDCSKPARLCLCSRLQIPPLDNSIAVTILQHSLEKNHPLNSTRVAKLGLKNLAVIPVTDVNFQAQFLVRPLQFNREIRSSLIDGNCQGKPDSGDSNSLTTQVASNDDLGRGVLDSYTKDIKDDVARVSGLQTDKQIVLSSISGSEEDAQNEPFQSERVDFDCIRDCRKVMEGSVTTTEDKCSVTCFSSFLTMTVERSAKPNINWVLETPIGRAAISNGFMVSKLQRKQLQGSEVFQDFMEFDIVIPPGSALLFPSEKSISLEAVDFEVKHLLVLDGTWSKAKRLYHENPWLKFLPHLKLESGKESLYSEVRHQPKAWCLSTIESIVCALKTLGGDKDGLDNLLDVFASMVEDQRRCKEEKFRAMSLS, encoded by the exons ATGCCGGCCGGTTTCCCGACCGGAACCAGTTTCTCGGCGATCCGCCGCTCTCTCTGCTCCTTCCTCTATCCCTTTTCCATCCAAATTTCCAATCtctcccgaggcctaaccctaaCCCCAGAGATGGGGAGCCAGGGGCCCTCAAAGAGGCCCTTTTGCCTCGACTGCTCCAAACCTGCCCGCCTTTGCCTCTGTTCCCGTCTCCAAATCCCGCCTCTCGATAACTCGATCGCCGTCACCATCCTTCAGCACAGTTTGGAGAAGAATCATCCTCTCAATTCCACAAGAGTTGCCAAATTAGGGCTTAAAAACCTCGCCGTGATCCCTGTTACCGATGTAAATTTCCAAGCCCAGTTCTTGGTTCGCCCGCTGCAATTTAATCGAGAGATCAGGTCATCTCTGATCGATGGAAACTGCCAGGGGAAGCCGGATTCAGGAGATTCGAATTCTTTGACAACTCAGGTTGCTAGTAATGATGATTTGGGTCGGGGAGTTCTTGATTCTTACACCAAAG ATATAAAGGATGATGTTGCTCGAGTTTCTGGATTACAGACCGATAAGCAAATTGTGCTGTCATCTATATCTGGATCCGAAGAAGATGCCCAGAACGAACCATTTCAATCAGAAAGAGTGGATTTTGATTGTATTAGAGATTGCAGAAAAGTCATGGAAGGCTCTGTCACAACAACCGAGGATAAATGTAGTGTAACTTGCTTCAGTAGTTTTCTCACAATGACTGTTGAGCGCTCTGCAAAGCCCAACATCAATTGGGTTTTAGAGACTcccattggtagagctgcaatTTCAAATGGTTTTATGGTTAGCAAGTTGCAGAGGAAGCAATTACAGGGAAGTGAGGTATTTCAAGACTTTATGGAATTTGACATTGTCATACCTCCTGGCTCAGCCCTCCTCTTTCCAAGCGAGAAATCAATCAGTTTGGAAGCAGTGGATTTTGAGGTGAAGCATTTGCTTGTTTTGGATGGCACATGGTCAAAGGCAAAGCGGTTATACCACGAGAATCCGTGGTTAAAGTTTTTGCCACACTTGAAGTTGGAGTCAGGGAAGGAGAGCTTGTACAGTGAAGTGAGGCATCAGCCAAAGGCCTGGTGCTTGTCTACCATTGAGAGCATTGTTTGTGCCTTGAAGACACTAGGGGGCGATAAAGATGGGTTAGACAACCTTTTGGACGTGTTCGCGTCTATGGTTGAGGATCAGAGGCGCTGCAAGGAAGAAAAGTTCAGAGCAATGTCTTTGTCATGA